The DNA window TTGGCCGAATCACCCGGTTTCCGGGGATGGCGGGAGGGGTTCGAAGCTTTGCAGCATGAAGGCCATCAGCGCTTCCCAGGACTGCAAGCATAGGTAGCTGGTCAAAGCGCGGATATCGTTGAACAACCGCTTGCGCGGTAGCTTCTGGCGGAGCAGGCGGTATTGGGCGTCCATCCATTCCAGTACGGTGTGGGTCAGGAAGGCCAGGATGATCAGGCTGGCCAGCATGGACGCGAGATGGTTCTGGCCATGGCCATAGTTGTGCTCGAAGCGGTAGCCGCCGGTTTTCAGGGTGTTGTTGTTTTCGTGGCGAGTAGGCCGGAGGAATTTCACCCCCGGCCTCTCACAGAACGGTGCGTGAACCTCTCGACTCACACCGCTCCCATCAAGCAAACGCCCCTACCATTTTTCTTTGCCAATGCACGAAGAGGTGGGGCTGTTTCTCGGAAAGTCCCTCAAGAAACCTGCTCGCCCGTGTCTTGCGGTCCTTCAGCCGCTTGTACTTCCTCATCGCCCAGGCCACCAGCGTCCTGTTGAAGTGCCTTAGGACCGGGTACATCGCCGACCGGCAGAACTTTCCGTAGTACTCCAACCAACCCCTCAGGATCGGATTGTGCAATCGGGAGATGTCCGCCAGGCTCAGTTCCGTTCGATTCCGATAGTTCAGCTTGCGTGTCGTTTCCCGCATGGCCTTGACCGCCGCCTTGCTCGCCGCCGGGGTGAAGCTCACGAACATAGTGTTGCGCTTGCGGTTCTTCACCAGCCTGGGGCGGAAGGTATAGCCGAGGAAGTCGAACTGCGTGTTCGGATATTTCCCCTTCCGGCTGCCATCCTTGCAGTAAACGACCTGGGTCTTGTCCGGATGCATTCGCAGCCCGCACTGGCCAAACCTTGCTTCGAGCGCCGCCCGCAGGGCCTGCGCTTCCCGCTCGGTCCGGCAATGTACCAGGCCATCGTCGGCATACCGGCACCATGGATTGCGGGGATGGGTTTTCGCCATCCAAACATCGAAGGCGTAATGAAGGAAGAGGTTGCTCAAGACGGGGCTGACAACACCGCCCTGGGGTACGCCCCGCGTGCGTTCGACGCAGGCACCATCCGCCAGTTGCAGCGGCACCGTCATCCAGCGCCTGAGGTAGAGCTTCGCCCATCCGCACTTCACATGCTTCTCGATGGCCTTGTCCAGCAGCGAATGGTCGATGTTGTCGAATAGGCCCTGGATATCGAACTCGAGCACCCAGTCATATTTCCAGCACCGCTCACGCGTGACCCCCACCGCGTCCAGCGCCGATTTTCCGGGCCGGTAACCGTAGGAGTCGGGCAGGAAGCACGCCTCGATGCCGGGTTCGATGACCTTCTTGACCACCATCTGCGCCACCCGGTCCGCCACCGTCGGCACGCCCAGGATGCGCTCCCCGCCCTTCTTCTTGGGAATGGCGACCGCCTTGACCGGCGGGGGGAAATAGCTGCCCGACGACATCCGGTTCCAGATCCTGTGGAGGTTCCCCTTGAGGTCGGACTCGAAGTCCTCGAGCGTTTGCCGGTCCACGCCCGCCGCTCCCGCATTGGCCTTGACCGCTTGGTACGCTTCGTACACCAGCCATTTGTCTATGGCATAGGGTTTTGCCACGCTCATCCGTTTCCTCCTGTCGCCAGTTGAACGCCAAGCGCGGCGGCTTGATCCGGTCCCTTCGCTCCGGCCGCATTACCGGCCTTCCCCGCTACTACGGACCGGTCCGTCCCAGTGCCCCGCATCGGTACTCTCGCCTCGTGGTTTCTGCCACTTGTGCTTCTCCCTTGCCATCGGGGCGACTGGTTCCCGCAGTTCCACACAGAAGCCTGGATCAGCTTCACGCCTCCTATACGCCGACCGCCGCCCGCCCAGTAATCAGGTATCCGGCAGACTTGTCCCAGGGGATAGAGACGCCCCTGGTTTCGACGGCAAATCTCTGGCTTACGACGCGTCATCGAAGGTTCACTTTCGTTCGTCTCTCTGATCCATACCTGCCCGGGGTATAGCCCCGACGCTTTGACCCCAACGCTCACCACCGACGGCTCTTGACCGCAGCGGCTTGGGGTGGTTTGAAGCCCGCTCCTGAAAGCCGACTCCGAGGGGCCTGCCCTCATCTTCCATGCAGCTTCTACACGGTTCGGCGGCTCTTCCCGAACCCCCTTTCCGTGTGCCTGCGGCACACGCTCGACCTTCCAGCGGCAGCGCCCGGCCTCGACGGTCGCGGCGTCGGTCGCGGCGTCGATGGGCCGGTCGGTGGCGAAGGCGTTGCGGTACAGCACCTTGCCATGGTCGTCCGTGGTGACCAGTTCGCACCAGTTGACCATCAGGGCGTCGTCGGCGTCGCGCAGGGGGACCGAGGCGGCGTAGCGGTAGGTGTCGGTCTCGTGGCGGCGGCCGGTCCAGCGCCGGTGGGCCACGGTGCCGACCGCGCCCTGGCGTTGCAGGTCGCCGAGCCATTCGTAGGTGACCGGGTGGGAGTCGGGCTTGCAGACCAGGACGAAGCCGAACCCCGAGGCCCGCAGTTCGCGGCAGAACGGCTCGTGGCAGTAGAGGTCGTCGCCGAGCAGGGTGGCTCCCCGGAGCGCGGGTTCGGCCCCGGGCCCGGCC is part of the Methylomagnum ishizawai genome and encodes:
- the ltrA gene encoding group II intron reverse transcriptase/maturase, whose product is MSVAKPYAIDKWLVYEAYQAVKANAGAAGVDRQTLEDFESDLKGNLHRIWNRMSSGSYFPPPVKAVAIPKKKGGERILGVPTVADRVAQMVVKKVIEPGIEACFLPDSYGYRPGKSALDAVGVTRERCWKYDWVLEFDIQGLFDNIDHSLLDKAIEKHVKCGWAKLYLRRWMTVPLQLADGACVERTRGVPQGGVVSPVLSNLFLHYAFDVWMAKTHPRNPWCRYADDGLVHCRTEREAQALRAALEARFGQCGLRMHPDKTQVVYCKDGSRKGKYPNTQFDFLGYTFRPRLVKNRKRNTMFVSFTPAASKAAVKAMRETTRKLNYRNRTELSLADISRLHNPILRGWLEYYGKFCRSAMYPVLRHFNRTLVAWAMRKYKRLKDRKTRASRFLEGLSEKQPHLFVHWQRKMVGAFA